One Serpentinicella alkaliphila DNA segment encodes these proteins:
- the lexA gene encoding transcriptional repressor LexA encodes MYDDLSNKQLQVLSFLKSELKSKGYPPSVREICQSIGIKSTSTVHGYLSKLEERGYIRRDPTKPRAIEILDSINDTDSSFSKEMVNIPIVGKVTAGNPILAVENIEDTFPMPTSFIGNNDDDLFILSVKGESMIEAAILDDDYIVVKKQSHASNGDIVVALIEEEATVKRFFKEKGCIRLQPENSFMDPIYVKDVSILGKVVGVFRKM; translated from the coding sequence GTGTATGATGATTTAAGTAATAAGCAACTACAGGTGTTATCTTTTCTTAAGAGCGAGCTTAAAAGTAAAGGCTATCCCCCTTCTGTAAGGGAAATCTGTCAGTCGATTGGTATAAAATCTACTTCTACTGTTCATGGCTACTTATCAAAGCTTGAAGAAAGAGGATATATTCGTAGAGACCCAACTAAACCTAGAGCTATTGAAATTTTAGACTCTATTAATGATACAGATAGTAGTTTCTCTAAAGAGATGGTTAACATACCTATTGTCGGAAAAGTAACTGCAGGAAATCCTATTCTTGCTGTTGAAAATATTGAGGATACTTTCCCTATGCCAACAAGTTTTATTGGAAATAACGATGATGACCTTTTTATTTTATCTGTTAAAGGTGAAAGTATGATTGAAGCCGCCATTTTAGATGATGATTATATTGTAGTAAAAAAGCAAAGTCATGCTTCTAATGGTGATATAGTAGTAGCATTAATCGAAGAAGAGGCTACAGTAAAAAGGTTTTTTAAAGAAAAGGGCTGTATTAGGCTTCAACCAGAAAATAGCTTTATGGATCCTATTTACGTTAAGGATGTATCTATATTAGGTAAAGTGGTTGGCGTTTTTAGAAAAATGTAA
- a CDS encoding transposase, with the protein MSKQYTKEFKEDAARYYLEHKDLGLMVCAKNLGVSRTALSAWVKESKSNNGEVPTRGSGNYQSDEAKENARLRKELRDAQDALEILKKAISILGN; encoded by the coding sequence ATGAGTAAACAGTATACAAAAGAATTTAAAGAGGATGCAGCTAGGTACTATTTAGAGCATAAAGACTTAGGATTAATGGTTTGTGCAAAGAATTTGGGGGTAAGTAGAACAGCATTATCAGCTTGGGTAAAAGAATCAAAGTCAAATAATGGTGAGGTGCCTACGAGAGGATCTGGTAATTACCAAAGTGATGAAGCTAAAGAAAATGCAAGACTACGTAAAGAGTTAAGAGATGCGCAGGATGCATTAGAAATACTAAAAAAGGCAATCAGCATTCTGGGAAACTAA
- a CDS encoding IS1634 family transposase, translated as MYCDIIKEGDFMFIRVTKSPTAKYKKVYLVEGYRDENGKSKQRIIKCYGNLEELEANDPDILQKLKDSAKLITKNQVNLTLNLSDSNDDMEIDKNYGYFFLERLYNELSLPQFFKSQMRKRKHVFDLNEVFQLLLYGRILKPASKKSTFENKDEYFESFKVTINSIYESLSLMKDIKEDLQQHLHQQVSQIHGRDTSLVFFDVTNYYFESDLENNLKKVGISKQKRTTPIVQMSLAIDRAGLPVGYDLFSGNTHDSTMLIPALKNMKNRYALERVILTADKALNSGKNLAFLVENNDGLVLCQEKVQVKLGFF; from the coding sequence ATGTACTGTGATATAATAAAAGAGGGTGATTTTATGTTTATTAGAGTAACTAAAAGTCCTACAGCTAAGTATAAAAAAGTATATCTTGTTGAAGGCTACCGTGACGAAAATGGTAAATCTAAACAAAGAATTATTAAATGCTATGGCAATCTTGAAGAATTAGAGGCTAATGATCCGGATATTCTACAAAAGCTAAAAGATTCTGCTAAATTGATAACTAAAAACCAAGTAAATCTAACATTGAACCTTAGTGATAGTAACGATGATATGGAAATTGATAAGAACTATGGCTACTTTTTTCTTGAAAGACTCTATAATGAGCTTAGTTTACCTCAGTTTTTTAAATCACAAATGCGTAAAAGAAAGCATGTTTTTGACTTGAATGAAGTTTTTCAATTGCTTCTATATGGAAGAATTCTGAAACCTGCTAGTAAAAAATCAACCTTTGAAAATAAAGATGAGTATTTCGAATCTTTTAAAGTAACTATAAATTCTATTTACGAGTCTCTCTCTCTAATGAAGGATATTAAAGAAGACCTACAACAACATCTTCATCAACAAGTTTCACAGATCCACGGTAGAGATACTTCACTTGTTTTCTTTGATGTAACTAACTATTACTTTGAATCAGACTTAGAAAATAATCTTAAAAAAGTTGGTATCTCTAAACAAAAAAGAACAACGCCAATCGTACAAATGAGTCTAGCAATTGATAGAGCAGGCCTACCTGTTGGGTATGATCTTTTTTCTGGTAATACCCATGATAGTACAATGCTTATTCCTGCCTTAAAGAATATGAAAAATAGATATGCTCTTGAGAGAGTAATTCTAACAGCAGACAAAGCTCTAAATAGTGGTAAAAACCTAGCTTTTCTTGTAGAAAACAATGATGGTTTGGTACTATGTCAAGAAAAAGTACAAGTTAAATTAGGATTTTTTTAA
- a CDS encoding DUF4275 family protein: protein MVYESEKSLIASLIEEINKTTKEDEKEKLSCRLYQEIKKLNKLFILDQKHKRKNLLEDMNARGIFIECSTLGSKALKEKWESIFAKNLTEEERKEIYFNQFLWHIFSYEKVTFLKTNRAREAFNNVIKDEVIAFYQNNNIVHHFKNGAFLKDTDFDSEDDLYIVDTNFQWTYVVTHEEQCGPYFFTYNMDILK from the coding sequence TTGGTTTATGAAAGTGAAAAAAGTCTAATAGCTTCCTTAATAGAGGAGATAAATAAAACTACTAAAGAAGATGAAAAAGAGAAGCTTTCTTGTCGGCTATATCAGGAAATAAAAAAACTGAATAAACTCTTTATTCTTGATCAAAAGCACAAGAGGAAAAATCTCCTAGAGGATATGAATGCTCGAGGTATTTTTATTGAATGTAGCACTTTAGGATCTAAAGCTCTTAAAGAGAAATGGGAATCAATTTTTGCAAAGAATTTGACAGAAGAAGAGAGAAAAGAAATTTATTTTAATCAGTTTCTTTGGCATATATTTAGCTATGAAAAAGTGACCTTTCTTAAGACAAATAGGGCAAGAGAGGCATTCAATAATGTAATAAAAGATGAGGTTATAGCATTTTATCAAAATAATAATATTGTACATCATTTTAAGAACGGAGCATTTCTAAAAGATACAGATTTCGATAGTGAAGATGATCTATATATCGTTGATACTAATTTCCAGTGGACTTACGTTGTGACACATGAGGAACAATGTGGACCATATTTTTTTACATACAATATGGATATTCTGAAATAG
- the mutL gene encoding DNA mismatch repair endonuclease MutL — protein sequence MINFIHVLDDNVINQIAAGEVVEGPYSVVKELIENAIDAKADSIVVEIKEGGKKFIRISDNGIGINEHEVEQAFMRHTTSKITKINDLDTLITLGFRGEALASIASVSQVEIITKTKDQQHGILLEITGGRIVNRKVVGCPTGTTIIIKNLFFNTPARFKFMKSTQVETSKISEIISRLAISKTDIAFKYINNNNIMFTTSGKGIVRDAIINVFGKEIAKNLIEVDESNKEYEIKGYISQPEHTRGNRNYEIIFVNNRFVKSKIIFSAIEDAYKGSVVINRFPICFLYLNINPSLIDINVHPAKTEIKVFDEQAIYDFIYDAIKKSLTKESTVSDFKINLKDYVKDNSNDYLSDKKTNSTMTNIFPKTELKPITVDKTVETNGFGRSNDIIAQETNDIDEIKNFFNLVKNQESVVEKEEAITQNSFIYDVLQDYKIIGQIFNTYIMIEKENSIYLIDQHAAHERLIYNELREQFESRRVVSQQLLTPEVLEFSNEESIIIDKYLEKFKVLGFDIEGFGQNSYIIRAIPIVMDQIKNFKFIYDLIDTIDINKTNDGIFEETLIKKSCKAAIKAMDKLSTIEIQKLISDLSKLEPPLTCPHGRPVLLTLSKYDIEKNFKRVQ from the coding sequence ATGATCAATTTTATTCATGTTTTAGATGATAATGTTATAAATCAAATAGCAGCAGGGGAAGTGGTAGAAGGGCCTTATTCTGTAGTTAAAGAGTTAATAGAAAATGCCATTGATGCTAAGGCAGACTCCATTGTTGTAGAAATTAAAGAAGGTGGCAAAAAATTTATTAGGATATCAGATAATGGTATTGGAATAAATGAGCATGAAGTGGAACAGGCATTTATGAGGCATACTACCTCTAAAATAACGAAGATTAATGATTTAGATACACTTATAACTTTGGGGTTCAGGGGCGAAGCTTTAGCAAGTATCGCCTCAGTCTCCCAGGTAGAGATTATTACAAAAACAAAGGATCAGCAGCATGGTATTCTTCTGGAAATTACCGGAGGACGGATTGTAAATAGAAAAGTAGTAGGTTGCCCTACAGGTACAACAATAATAATTAAAAACCTATTTTTTAATACACCTGCTCGATTTAAGTTTATGAAAAGTACTCAGGTAGAAACCAGTAAAATATCAGAAATAATATCAAGATTAGCTATTAGTAAAACAGATATAGCATTTAAATATATTAACAATAATAATATTATGTTCACTACTTCTGGAAAAGGCATTGTTAGAGATGCAATTATTAATGTATTCGGAAAAGAAATTGCAAAAAATTTAATTGAAGTAGATGAAAGTAATAAGGAATATGAGATTAAAGGTTATATAAGTCAACCGGAGCATACTAGAGGTAATAGGAATTACGAAATTATATTTGTAAATAATAGATTTGTAAAAAGTAAAATAATTTTTAGTGCAATTGAAGATGCATATAAAGGTAGTGTAGTTATAAATAGATTTCCAATTTGCTTTCTATATCTAAATATTAATCCTTCATTAATAGATATAAATGTTCATCCAGCTAAAACAGAAATAAAGGTATTTGATGAACAAGCAATATACGATTTTATATACGACGCTATAAAGAAGTCATTAACTAAGGAATCAACCGTATCTGATTTTAAAATAAATCTTAAAGATTATGTAAAAGATAATAGTAATGACTATTTATCTGATAAAAAAACTAATAGTACTATGACCAATATATTTCCTAAAACTGAATTAAAACCGATAACTGTAGATAAAACAGTAGAAACTAACGGATTTGGGAGATCTAATGACATTATTGCTCAAGAAACTAATGACATTGATGAAATAAAAAACTTTTTTAATCTAGTAAAAAATCAGGAATCGGTAGTTGAAAAAGAAGAAGCAATAACTCAAAATAGCTTTATATATGATGTTCTTCAAGACTATAAAATTATTGGGCAAATATTTAATACATATATAATGATTGAAAAAGAAAACTCAATTTACCTAATTGATCAGCATGCGGCCCATGAAAGACTTATATATAACGAGCTTAGGGAACAGTTTGAAAGTAGAAGGGTAGTAAGTCAACAGCTACTTACTCCGGAAGTTTTAGAGTTTTCGAATGAAGAAAGTATTATAATTGACAAGTATTTAGAAAAATTCAAGGTATTAGGTTTTGATATCGAGGGTTTTGGGCAAAACTCCTATATTATTAGAGCTATTCCAATAGTTATGGATCAAATTAAGAACTTTAAATTCATATATGATTTAATTGATACCATAGATATAAACAAAACTAATGATGGAATATTTGAAGAGACATTAATAAAAAAGTCCTGTAAGGCAGCAATAAAGGCAATGGATAAATTAAGTACTATAGAAATTCAAAAACTAATTTCAGATTTAAGTAAACTTGAGCCTCCTTTAACTTGTCCTCATGGAAGACCTGTATTATTAACTTTATCAAAATATGACATTGAAAAGAATTTTAAAAGAGTTCAATAA
- the miaA gene encoding tRNA (adenosine(37)-N6)-dimethylallyltransferase MiaA, translated as MKKNVLILAGPTAVGKTATAIDLAKMLNCEIISADSMQIYKYMNIGTAKPTVDEQENIPHYLLDEIEPDEEFSVALFQERAKKLIKEITDRGKTPFIVGGTGLYVNSILYNMDFTQSESNWEFRKQLEEEARINGNEFLHNKLKQLAPEVAERIHPNNVKRVVRAIEVHSESGENIKDFSLDLTLNEDYNYILIGLTRDREELYERINQRVDIMIRDGLIDEVRGLLQKGYSEDLVAFKGLGYKEVIQFIKGSYSYEEMVDILKRDTRRYAKRQLTWFKRYDFIKWFNISTYPSHEKLIRDIENFIRGHLKDV; from the coding sequence TTGAAAAAAAATGTTCTAATATTAGCTGGTCCGACTGCTGTTGGTAAGACTGCAACGGCAATTGATTTAGCTAAAATGTTAAATTGTGAAATAATTTCCGCAGATTCTATGCAAATATATAAATATATGAATATTGGTACTGCAAAGCCTACGGTAGATGAACAAGAAAATATCCCTCATTATCTTCTAGATGAAATTGAGCCAGATGAAGAATTTTCTGTTGCACTTTTTCAGGAAAGGGCAAAAAAATTAATTAAAGAAATTACAGATCGAGGGAAAACACCTTTTATTGTTGGTGGTACTGGTTTATATGTTAATTCTATTTTATATAATATGGATTTTACTCAGTCAGAATCAAATTGGGAATTTAGAAAACAGTTAGAAGAGGAAGCACGAATAAATGGGAATGAATTTTTACACAATAAGCTTAAGCAACTAGCTCCTGAAGTGGCTGAAAGGATTCATCCTAATAATGTGAAAAGAGTTGTACGAGCTATTGAGGTTCATAGTGAGAGCGGGGAAAATATTAAGGACTTTAGTCTTGACTTAACACTAAATGAAGATTATAACTATATTTTAATTGGTCTAACTAGAGATCGTGAAGAATTATATGAAAGAATTAACCAAAGAGTGGATATAATGATAAGAGATGGTTTAATTGATGAGGTTAGGGGGTTGCTTCAAAAAGGGTATTCAGAGGATTTAGTAGCTTTTAAAGGTTTAGGGTATAAGGAAGTAATTCAGTTTATTAAAGGCAGTTATTCCTATGAGGAAATGGTTGATATACTTAAAAGAGATACTAGAAGATATGCTAAACGCCAGTTAACATGGTTTAAAAGATATGATTTTATTAAATGGTTCAACATTTCTACATATCCGTCCCATGAAAAATTAATTCGAGATATTGAAAATTTTATTAGAGGACATTTAAAGGATGTATAG
- a CDS encoding tyrosine-type recombinase/integrase, translated as MSKRKFAIHNKSDKPDNIVYKEQEIIEQCIMIESQLPSFMIDYFLYLKNAVALSSRLAYLEDVLFFCKYLINETNLTKAGTTSDITIEDFNSITSRDINNFIGNYCARYILKNENSIKVMENNQRTLSRKKSSLSVLFKYLYRDEVITKNITDGFNPIKLPKPQPDAIKRLDIDEVVSLLDLIDSGELLNEKEKVYWEKTKYRDRAIFVLFLTYGLRVSELHQLNLSSFNFHRGEFKIYRKRGKEVLMPLNKTCEKVIKEYIEHGRPNIDSDDFVDKDALFLSLQKKRMTIRAIRNLSKKYTSLVMGLDKDNGYSPHKLRATAATSLIQQGFSIYDVQNLLDHDNVTTTQLYAAHKKDVKREIVKNFEWLDK; from the coding sequence ATGTCAAAACGTAAATTTGCGATACATAATAAATCAGACAAGCCAGACAACATCGTGTATAAGGAACAAGAGATAATTGAGCAATGCATTATGATTGAAAGCCAATTACCTTCATTTATGATTGACTATTTTCTCTATTTAAAAAACGCAGTAGCCCTATCTTCTAGATTAGCTTACTTAGAAGATGTTTTGTTTTTCTGCAAATATTTAATTAATGAAACTAATCTTACAAAAGCTGGAACAACATCTGATATAACAATTGAAGATTTTAATTCAATTACATCTAGAGATATAAATAACTTCATTGGGAACTACTGTGCCCGATATATACTGAAAAATGAGAATTCAATAAAAGTAATGGAAAACAATCAAAGAACTTTATCAAGAAAAAAATCTAGTCTATCAGTACTTTTTAAATATTTATATAGAGATGAAGTTATTACTAAAAATATAACTGATGGTTTTAACCCAATTAAACTCCCAAAGCCTCAGCCTGATGCCATAAAGAGATTAGATATAGATGAAGTCGTTAGTCTTCTTGATCTAATAGATTCCGGTGAACTATTAAATGAAAAAGAAAAGGTATATTGGGAAAAAACAAAATATAGAGATAGAGCGATCTTTGTTCTCTTTCTTACATATGGTCTTAGAGTCAGTGAACTGCATCAATTAAATCTATCTTCATTTAATTTCCATAGGGGAGAGTTTAAGATATATCGAAAAAGAGGTAAAGAAGTTTTAATGCCATTAAACAAAACCTGCGAAAAGGTAATCAAAGAATATATTGAACATGGTAGGCCTAATATAGATAGTGATGATTTTGTTGATAAAGACGCACTTTTTCTTTCTTTACAAAAGAAAAGAATGACTATTAGGGCCATCAGAAATCTATCGAAAAAATATACATCCCTAGTTATGGGTCTTGATAAAGACAATGGATACAGCCCTCATAAGCTTCGTGCTACTGCAGCTACCTCACTTATCCAACAAGGCTTTTCCATCTACGATGTTCAAAATCTGTTAGATCATGATAATGTAACTACTACACAGCTATATGCAGCTCATAAAAAAGATGTTAAACGAGAAATTGTAAAGAACTTTGAGTGGCTGGATAAGTAA
- a CDS encoding IS3 family transposase: protein METSQKEDELNEEGKRRLNVSGVLKILGVSRSGYNSFKRRVPSDMNKRKEYIKVQIKQIHDESYQNYGAPKITQRLQQNGETISEKTVGNYMREMGIKAQYVKPYTVTTIDSNFSEELTNILNKEFNPSEPNAVWCSDITYIWTYEGFVYLTSIMDLYSRKIISWVLSTTLEAKWVIEAINKAKASRNISKPLVMHSDRGVQYTCTAYQKSTEKFINSYSRKANPWDNACIESFHALIKREWINRFKILDYNHAYRLVFNYIEAFYNTVRIHSHCGYLSPNQYEAEYNKELSKLYQEAS, encoded by the coding sequence ATAGAAACATCCCAAAAGGAAGATGAATTAAATGAAGAGGGAAAACGCCGGCTTAATGTTAGCGGAGTGCTTAAAATACTAGGCGTTTCTAGGAGTGGTTATAATTCCTTTAAGAGAAGGGTTCCTTCTGATATGAATAAAAGAAAAGAATATATAAAGGTTCAAATTAAGCAAATACATGATGAGTCTTATCAGAACTATGGAGCTCCTAAAATAACACAGCGATTACAACAAAATGGAGAAACCATATCAGAAAAAACAGTAGGTAATTATATGAGAGAAATGGGAATAAAAGCCCAATATGTAAAGCCTTATACGGTTACAACAATAGATTCGAATTTTAGTGAGGAACTTACTAATATATTGAATAAGGAATTTAACCCATCCGAACCAAACGCAGTATGGTGTTCTGATATTACATATATTTGGACCTATGAAGGGTTTGTATATTTAACTAGTATAATGGACCTGTATTCAAGAAAAATAATATCTTGGGTGCTTAGTACTACCCTAGAAGCAAAATGGGTAATAGAAGCAATTAATAAAGCCAAGGCATCACGGAATATAAGTAAACCATTAGTTATGCATTCAGATCGCGGGGTGCAATATACATGTACAGCATATCAAAAATCTACAGAAAAATTTATAAATAGTTATTCTAGGAAAGCTAATCCATGGGATAATGCATGTATAGAATCATTCCATGCATTAATTAAAAGAGAGTGGATAAATAGATTCAAGATATTAGATTATAATCATGCATATCGATTGGTTTTTAACTATATAGAAGCATTTTATAATACAGTAAGAATACATAGCCATTGTGGATATTTATCTCCAAATCAGTATGAAGCTGAATATAACAAGGAGCTAAGCAAATTATACCAAGAAGCGAGTTGA
- a CDS encoding methionine gamma-lyase family protein → MYNVRDLLAQSFGIEEGLFNKMKEIEESLVEDFKRLESIKEYNQYKVLNAMQECNLSDKHFNWTTGYGYDDIGREKVEEIYAKVFKGEDSIVRPIIVNGTHALSLCLSSILGSGDEMLSVTSKPYDTLDELVGIRGNYRHSLKNLGVTYNQIEFLDNGEVDLDKIKSSVTERTKLVYMQRSTGYSFRKAVDIDTIERIVKKVKSINPNVVCMVDNCYGEFLEEREPLEVGVDVIAGSLIKNPGGGLALTGGYIVGKRDLIEEISYRLTTPGIGKECGLTFGQTRSMLHGLFIAPNVVCEAIKGAVFCSRLFESEGYDVKPKPTDKRSDIIQSIKLGSEEKVLAFCRGIQASAPVDSYVTPEPWDMPGYENPVIMAAGAFVQGSSIELSADAPIRPPYIVYFQGGLTYEHSKLGALRAFQSILNLSKQNIKI, encoded by the coding sequence ATGTATAATGTTAGGGATCTTCTAGCCCAAAGCTTTGGAATAGAAGAAGGGCTATTTAATAAAATGAAAGAAATAGAAGAATCGTTAGTTGAAGATTTCAAAAGATTAGAATCTATCAAAGAATATAACCAGTACAAGGTTTTAAATGCGATGCAAGAATGTAATCTTAGTGATAAACATTTTAACTGGACAACTGGATATGGCTATGACGATATTGGACGGGAAAAAGTTGAAGAAATTTATGCTAAAGTCTTTAAAGGTGAAGATTCTATTGTTAGACCTATAATAGTAAACGGGACTCATGCTCTAAGTCTTTGTTTAAGCTCAATCTTAGGCTCTGGTGACGAAATGCTTTCGGTCACTTCAAAGCCTTATGATACCTTAGATGAATTAGTGGGTATAAGAGGAAACTACAGACATAGTCTTAAAAATTTAGGAGTTACATATAATCAGATTGAATTTTTAGATAATGGTGAAGTGGATTTAGATAAAATTAAAAGTAGTGTTACTGAAAGAACTAAGCTAGTATATATGCAACGTTCAACCGGATATAGTTTTAGAAAAGCTGTAGATATAGACACAATTGAGAGAATAGTTAAGAAAGTTAAATCAATTAACCCTAATGTAGTTTGTATGGTAGATAATTGCTATGGAGAATTTCTAGAAGAGAGAGAACCACTAGAGGTAGGTGTTGATGTTATAGCAGGGTCACTAATCAAAAATCCAGGTGGTGGACTTGCCTTAACCGGGGGTTATATAGTAGGTAAGAGAGATTTAATAGAGGAAATATCCTACAGACTAACGACTCCGGGAATTGGTAAAGAATGTGGTTTAACCTTTGGACAAACCAGATCCATGCTTCATGGTCTATTTATTGCTCCTAATGTAGTTTGTGAAGCAATAAAAGGTGCAGTATTTTGTTCTAGACTATTTGAATCAGAAGGATATGATGTAAAACCAAAGCCTACTGATAAAAGAAGTGATATTATTCAATCTATTAAGTTAGGCTCAGAAGAAAAGGTGTTAGCTTTTTGTAGAGGAATTCAAGCCTCAGCCCCAGTTGATTCTTATGTAACACCAGAACCATGGGATATGCCCGGGTATGAAAATCCAGTAATAATGGCTGCAGGGGCCTTTGTCCAAGGTTCTTCTATTGAACTAAGTGCAGATGCACCAATTAGGCCACCGTATATCGTATATTTTCAAGGTGGTTTAACATATGAGCATTCAAAATTAGGGGCTTTAAGAGCATTCCAAAGTATACTAAATTTAAGTAAGCAAAATATAAAAATATAA
- a CDS encoding IS1634 family transposase, which translates to MYYLYSSTSYIVSQKVRGASKTFIKEILKDEGYVYNSTKTFKIKSFFRERKTNNENGEEITLKEKVVSFWAADYDAREKHKREKLEEKIQEYLENPSKYKASNRYGVKKYLKEIEIDTYTGEVEDKKTLLEFEAAKYERDVALDGYYALVTSELEMPDEEIIERYRGLWKIEESFKVLKSDLEGRPVYVRREDRIEGHFLICFVALLISRILENKLKNKYSIKRIQESLRNATCRFITNGIYSLNKQDEIYRDIEKLFGVSLNYRNIRIEQIRSYRKEIVHNIKK; encoded by the coding sequence TTGTACTATTTATATTCTAGCACCAGTTACATAGTTTCACAAAAGGTAAGAGGTGCCTCTAAGACATTTATAAAAGAAATTCTTAAAGATGAAGGCTACGTTTATAACTCTACTAAAACTTTTAAGATTAAATCTTTCTTCAGGGAAAGAAAAACTAATAACGAAAATGGTGAGGAAATTACACTCAAAGAAAAAGTTGTATCTTTCTGGGCTGCTGATTATGATGCTAGAGAAAAACACAAAAGAGAAAAATTAGAAGAAAAAATTCAAGAGTATCTTGAAAATCCTTCGAAATATAAAGCTTCTAATCGTTATGGTGTAAAAAAGTATTTAAAAGAAATAGAGATAGATACTTATACAGGTGAAGTGGAAGATAAAAAAACGCTCTTAGAGTTTGAAGCTGCTAAGTACGAAAGAGATGTGGCCTTAGATGGGTATTATGCTCTTGTTACCAGTGAGCTTGAAATGCCTGATGAAGAAATAATTGAAAGGTATAGAGGTCTTTGGAAGATAGAAGAATCTTTTAAAGTTTTAAAGTCAGATTTAGAAGGTCGTCCTGTCTATGTTCGAAGAGAGGATAGAATAGAAGGACATTTTCTTATTTGTTTCGTAGCATTATTAATTTCGAGAATTCTAGAGAATAAACTCAAAAACAAATACTCTATTAAACGAATACAAGAGTCTCTTAGAAATGCAACGTGTAGATTTATTACCAATGGAATCTACTCACTTAATAAACAAGATGAAATTTATAGAGATATCGAAAAATTATTTGGTGTTTCTCTAAATTACAGAAATATAAGAATCGAGCAAATTCGTTCTTATAGGAAAGAAATAGTTCACAACATAAAAAAATAA
- the hfq gene encoding RNA chaperone Hfq, whose translation MKNTVVNLQDVLLNQIRKENVSITIYLVNGFQLKGHVKGFDNYTILLDSDGKQQLIYKHAVSTITPNVAVNISQAIKKATE comes from the coding sequence ATGAAGAATACAGTTGTAAATCTACAAGACGTTTTACTAAATCAAATAAGAAAAGAAAATGTTTCAATAACAATATATTTAGTCAATGGTTTTCAGTTAAAGGGACATGTAAAAGGTTTTGATAATTACACTATCTTATTAGATTCTGATGGAAAACAACAGCTAATTTATAAGCATGCTGTATCAACTATAACACCGAATGTTGCAGTAAATATTAGTCAAGCAATAAAAAAAGCTACAGAATAG
- a CDS encoding DUF421 domain-containing protein, whose protein sequence is MTGIITLKSVTAIKLIAGEPVILVQNGKILEKNMIKLRYNQDDLMMQLRGKDIFDMNEVDYPILEPHGKLSVLNKSENLNVTLKDLNIRPRKKGISTELIRDGRIQEDNLKAPNLSNEWLFNELIDKGVGNVKVVFLATITGNGELYIDQKNDKLKDVQKAEEDDSIIK, encoded by the coding sequence TTGACAGGAATAATAACACTAAAAAGCGTAACTGCAATAAAGTTAATTGCGGGGGAACCGGTAATATTAGTTCAAAATGGTAAAATTCTAGAGAAAAATATGATTAAACTTAGATATAATCAGGATGACTTAATGATGCAGCTAAGGGGAAAAGATATATTTGATATGAATGAAGTAGATTATCCGATACTAGAGCCCCATGGAAAATTAAGTGTATTAAATAAGAGTGAAAATCTTAATGTAACTTTAAAAGATTTAAACATTAGACCAAGAAAAAAAGGTATTTCTACTGAACTAATTAGAGATGGTAGAATACAAGAGGATAACCTTAAAGCTCCAAACTTAAGTAACGAGTGGCTATTTAATGAATTAATAGATAAAGGAGTCGGCAATGTAAAAGTTGTATTTCTAGCAACTATAACAGGTAATGGTGAGCTATATATTGACCAAAAAAATGATAAATTAAAGGATGTTCAGAAGGCAGAAGAGGATGACTCAATAATTAAATAA